In one window of Episyrphus balteatus chromosome 3, idEpiBalt1.1, whole genome shotgun sequence DNA:
- the LOC129915419 gene encoding cyclin G, with translation MSVPVRYSAAANFAVVDSGLSLNLQQEEQYHEQQLYHQQLQQQQLQQQQQFLAHNNYNGCNSEEEFRYHQQQYHQQQLLMQQQKQQQSSMMSLSTNQCSVPLNAASSSNIDYQDDMMMSTSPTDSEVSAAAAAINGSFSGDDDEWMLPHGGGRLGRPGAAEVNYHNENLLVDHHKQLQQNLPIGPSLTDNEKKNNNGKKSTSSSSSASLPSTSKSSPSSSSSSTASASSTSKIQQEQREILENELHAMTSEELFNALKEYDALQDKYHTVLLLPKESRREVTAGGRDGSAYVLRCLKMWYELPSDALFSAMSLVDRFLDRMAVKPKHMACMSVASLHLAIKQLGLKPIPAEDLVTISQCGCTAGDLERMAGVIGNKLGVQMDHPPITAVNFLRLYYALFRNMAKELSPEFFNFFTQFIKLQELENRLENLLCDVKTTVITPSTLALVLLCLHLDFHIKESYTKGSPELKHVFEYILFLQQFMRIPDRVFTCGFSIVSGILSHYNGQNKQPYKQRLVWKLSSRTLRVLRPTNRFSSDLPTIEEGISNNIDDGCRSRTESTSSEEEEDWPTSPIIPIFEQC, from the exons ATGTCTGTCCCTGTACGCTACTCTGCTGCCGCTAATTTTGCCGTCGTTGACAGTGGTTTGTCATTAAATCTACAACAAGAAGAGCAATACCACGAACAGCAACTGTATCATCAACaactccaacaacaacaactacagcagcaacaacaattCTTAGCTCATAACAATTACAACGGTTGTAATAGCGAGGAGGAGTTTAGGTATCACCAACAACAATACCACCAGCAGCAGTTGTTGATGCAGCAGCAGAAGCAGCAGCAGTCATCGATGATGTCGTTGTCTACAAACCAATGCTCAGTTCCGTTGAATGCAGCATCATCATCTAATATCGACTATCAAGACGATATGATGATGTCTACATCACCAACGGATTCTGAAGTATCGGCGGCAGCGGCAGCAATAAATGGCAGCTTCAGCGGCGATGATGATGAGTGGATGTTGCCACATGGCGGGGGCCGGCTTGGACGACCGGGTGCTGCTGAGGTTAATTATCACAATGAAAATCTATTAGTAGACCACCATAAACAATTGCAGCAAAACCTACCAATCGGGCCTTCGTTAACGGacaatgaaaagaaaaacaacaatggCAAGAAATCTACATCATCATCTTCTTCAGCATCATTACCATCGACTTCAaaatcatcaccatcatcatcttcatcatctaCGGCATCGGCAAGTTCTACATCAAAGATTCAACAGGAACAGCGTGAAATCTTGGAAAACGAACTCCACGCTATGACATCTGAGGAGTTATTTAATGCCCTGAAGGAATATGATGCTCTTCAGGACAAATACCATACTGTGTTGCTATTGCCTAAGGAATCAAGG cgtGAAGTTACAGCTGGTGGACGCGATGGCTCGGCATATGTTTTACGATGCCTTAAAATGTGGTATGAGCTACCGTCTGATGCACTCTTTTCAGCTATGAGCTTGGTCGATCGATTCTTGGATCGTATGGCCGTAAAACCTAAGCATATGGCATGCATGAGTGTGGCATCCCTTCACTTGGCCATCAAACAACTTGGTCTTAAACCTATTCCCGCCGAAGATTTGGTGACAATATCTcaa TGTGGTTGCACTGCTGGTGACTTGGAGCGTATGGCGGGTGTTATTGGCAATAAATTGGGCGTACAAATGGATCATCCACCCATTACAGCGGTCAATTTTTTGCGCCTTTATTATGCCCTCTTCCGCAACATGGCCAAGGAGCTAAGCCCTGAATTCTTTAACTTCTTTACTCAATTTATTAAGCTGCAAGAGCTTGAGAATCGTTTGGAAAATCTTTTATGTGATGTAAAGACCACTGTCATTACACCATCAACTTTGGCATTGGTATTGCTTTGCTTACATTTGGATTTCCATATCAAAGAATCCTATACTAAAGGCAGCCCTGAATTGAAGCATGTCTTTGAGTATATTCTGTTTTTACAACAGTTTATGAGg aTTCCCGATCGAGTATTCACTTGCGGTTTTAGTATTGTTTCGGGAATTCTTTCACATTACAATGGCCAAAATAAACAACCCTATAAGCAGCGTTTAGTTTGGAAATTATCAAGTCGCACCCTGCGTGTACTTCGTCCAACTAATCGCTTCTCATCGGACCTGCCCACCATTGAAGAAGGAATATCGAACAATATTGATGACGGTTGTCGATCAAG GACCGAAAGTACAAGttcagaagaagaagaagattggcCAACTTCACCCATTATTCCAATTTTCGAGCAGTGTTAA